The DNA sequence ACAAGGAGGGTAAGTAAGAGATGCTTGACCATGTTAAATCATCTTGCAGAGTGTGGCAAACGTTTTAGGCATGCCAGTGAGGCCTGTGGGCAACCATGTTTCAGTGATGATGAAGGTCCAAGGTGCCCGCATGTAGCTTAATGCCAAGTAATTTATTCCGATAGAGACATATTGAGATATCCAAGCAGTGCTTGAGTGGTGCGATGTAGCCGGTGTTTCACACCACCTGTATCAATtttgttagtaaaaataaaatccaaataagTTTTGAGGGAGACAAACCAAGATGTTTTAGCCACTGTAGCCGACCTTTTGCTTGACTAAAATTGCTCATAACTAGTTGCTGcttcttctctttcttgctcttattttctcattctttttcttttttattttgaatagcTTGTTCGACATATGCTAGGAAGTTTTGACCGTTATGCAACATGTGACCATTGCTACATCTCTTTTGGCCATATAATTTCTTGGGCGGGTAGTTTTGACAATCATGTTAAGGGACTTCTTGTATGAGCTCCATTACTATggtgctatggcaggaggaccACTGGAGCTGAGGATATGACGCCCTGACTCCCACGTACCGACAGGCAAGAGCCGTGAtgtcgagatgatgacaacctGGGTCATGCACACCAATGATAAGTGTTTAAGTGTGTGCAACATGCTAAATGTGTATAACAAAAGTCGTAGCGGATGATTAAAAGTTTGCcaattaagtaccagaaatttaaatacatatttctaaaataaaaataccttaaaaaattatacagtaattttgtaaaatataatacaacAAAGCACATAATAGAAGTGGGAAACAAATCCCATAATCCCAAATGACCACAtgtcactcctccagtggagtCGATCCCTCAGACTTAACATAtttatctgcatcaaaatctataattCCATAAAACAGAACTGTAGGGTATTGAATACCGTAAGATTATGAGTCTCagcaaataaccaaccaaataatccaagagataaaaatatattcatgcaatcaacatatatgcatgcaccagATGAAACATGTATTAGACCCAAAACCATTATCTCcctgaaaataattattttcaaacgcacaccaaaattccatttggcccaaaaacaaatccattaaaataattacctatcattttctcaaaaaatggcccattaaccaaatATCAACTCACTGTAGGTAAGAATCACAAGTgtgattctaccaccatccttaccaCGTGCACCGTAAGTGAGACAACCATCAACCCTACAACTCCCACTATAGGTAGGAATCATAGgcgggactaccaccatccctacagttccCTTCCACATAAGAGATACTTATCAGAACACTGTAAGCGGGAATTGCAGGTAGtactctaccaccgtccttgCTTATCACCATCCCTATAGTCCTTACAATTCGTTCATTATAAACATACCCAAAATCCTTTCTCACataaaaactcagttttcatttATGACACATGAATATACATGCCATAGTGCAATAAAATATCATGACACCAAAACACAACTTATACACGCAAGTATAATTCATCTCAATAAACAAACCTATCCTCAAATACAACTCGACCCCCATACTCCTCGGACTTAAAGTCTGGCACAATCAATCAAACTGCAGGAAATTTGTTAGtgcaaaaatatgtttaaatctcaagaaattttttgaaaagttacTTACAGTagtgaaatataattttcaaatgatcaatGAGGTGCAAAAGGTGGCGGCACAACAACATAATAGTGTATTTTGAACTTTGGTCATGGGTCTCAAAATGTCTAAttttgaacgggaacaaacgAAGACCTGGGTTGGCTAAAGATGGGATTAGAGATATTGGTGAAGTAAATGGTGGCGGTGATTGGCCGTAGGTGGTGGCGTGAGTGGCGGTTGAATGCCAAAACACCCAAAAATGGAAAATGAGATAGAGGACTTCAACAATGGTGGATCTAGTTTAGGTAGCTAGAGGGCCGACGATGgtgtggtgaaaagatggtggccaacGGTGGCGCTGGAACAAAATATGGCCGCGGTTTAGAGCCATGCGTGGAGGCTGACAACTGTACAAGAAGGGCTATGATTGGAAAGGGACGGTTACCGGCTAGTGGGAAAGTGAATGCAAGGGGTGGTGTTGAGCACAGGCGGTGCATCAAGGggcaccgaaaaaaaaaaaaaaaaaaaagacaaggaGATAAGGAGGAGAGGCTCGCTCGGGAAAGGAGAGAAGCAagggaaaatgagagaaagaaagagaaaaaggaaaagaggaaaatggaaaagaaaagagggaaaaagaaaaaagaatggaaagaaatgaggtctagtccTTTTAACTTAGGTCACaaaattgatcaaatgaaaagaatttcaaaacggtaagttaaatagaataatttaaatatagtgattaaataaaataaaataataaaattcaaaaataaaataatttagaataaagtgcaatttaaataatggataatatttaataacaagaaatcacattaaattaaatttcacagttaaaagtattaatataattagtgaatcttctaaaatttaaaacaagaaagcctataatcttaattaattaaaatattatttaattaaaatatacataaatatgaGGTATCACATAGAAGATTGTGTCCAATCAATTTTTGTCCGTGTAGCTATTGTCCAAGATGTATAAGGCCACGTAGTTTGTGGCCAAGTTGCTTGTGGCCGAGGAAGGCATGGCTGATCAGTAGCTTACATGTGTGGCATTGGCTACCCGCTTGCACTTGGCCAAGATGGGCGGTCGAGTAACTCCATTTCCAACCAGTTCTGTAGCAAGGAGAGGGTGCTGGCTGAGGTGCATGGTGTTGGTGGCATTGGCTGAGATGCAAGCAGTGGCAGAAAATGCCGGTGGTGGTAATGCTTTGCCCGCAAGCCATTTTCACAGATACTCCATGTCGGGCTAAGCTTAATAGCCACGTTGTGGCTTGGGCAGCTTTGGTGGTGAGGAGTTTTTGTGGCGAAGGGGTCCCCGCGGACGAGGACCTTCCTCTGACAAACATAAGACTCCAAAAGTCTTGGTGGTGGCCACCGTTGGTCCCCCGAGCTAGCGGTTGGTCGTCGCAAGCTTCATGCCCATGCACCAATTGCTCTGTTATGCATGTCCCTTGGCAGCAGATCACCTGGGGTGGAGGACAGAAACCACCGATAGACCACATAGTGGCCATCGGTGCTACTCAAATACGACACATAATTAAATtcaagattaaaaataatattttatcaaaatatctGGGTAACGGTGATTAGAGATGCCAAAGGAATATTGGTACATACACGTAgttgtttcattttttgttcttgCTTGCTCATTATATATGGCGAggagattaattaattatattaatctaCATACGTAGCTGAGTTTGGAGGCTAAACTTGGGGGAGGTGGTATTAGAATTAGATGGTTTGTAAGGTTGGTGAGGAAGTTTTTGAACAAACCTACAAACGGGTGAGTCTCTCGCTGTTAATATTGCCCTCATATGTCTTTAGAAAAGCCACCAATTtgcttataattattaattggcCAATGATGGTGTCAAATGGGTTTCACGACAATACATTAATGAATATATATCAATGTCTTGATAGAAGTTAGGTTAAAATGGAAAAAGATCTCCTCAAGTTGGTTTGTCTCAAGTGTGCAGACAATATTTATGGTTAATGTTGTAGGCCAGGATCtactttatgaatttatttatcatataaGATTAATCTCAAATTTGAACAATAATTTGAGGGAACTTTGATCCGGTTCAAATAGAGATCAAGAATCAGTGCCTATCCTTGTTACTGAGTTTTATTCTATTCTTTTGTATGACTTTTCTGCATATGGgcttttaaagaaaatggacACAAAGTGTTCGATAAAATTCTGGTCTCAGTTACCATGAGATTACTGAGAGTCTACTGATGGTATTTATACATCAATACGAGAGGTATTCTGCCGTTGGTTACATGTAATTCTATAATAAGTGCATAGATTGAGAGATACAAATTTGGTACAAAAGGAAACTAGCCGTATGTGTAAGGGGGCAGATCTTCATGGTGCTAGTTGCCATATGGGGAGGATCTTCAATAGGTAAGTCTCGAATTGTCTTCATGGTTGTTGTAGAGtcaagtaatgctacatacattCATAAAGTGTGCAAGTGACGTACAGTtggtttgaaaaaaattaggatccactattacaaaattaattttcttttcatatagatctagtatttattcaatttttttaaaataattatgggATACTTACACACTCACAActgcaagtatcatttctctCTAAAATCATTTGTATTATTAGTTTTGCTATTTATGAATTAGGTGACAAATGTGCATACATGCAAGAATAAACATCACGACGAGATCATCAATTTTTAGAACAATATTCCAGCTTCATGATAATTTTAAGCTTCTAATTTGTTGATCCGATTCCAGGTCAAGGGACAAACAACTCAATTGTTGATCATGAGGATCATTTACTTGCACACTACTAACCCGAGTTATGATCATTCATGAACTAATTAATTCAAAACATGATCGATATTAAATTAGCTAATCGACAATATGAGCAAAACTCCACTAATCTTCTTGTCTATATAGGATTAATCCGGGAGGGCAGCTAATTCTGGTTGGATGATCAATTTCTTCATGGAACGTTGAAGTCTACCATGTTAGTTTGGTTTTACGTATGATatacttaaaaattaataacatagaCGGCCTTCAAAAAGGGTTAGTTAACCTAATACGTTGAGCATCCTATGTGTGAGCGTGTGACACTTATATATTGATTTGGGTCGTCATTATGTGATGCATCATGCCcacattatacatatatattatataaatccaaaaattatataagagttacagaaattaataaatatggcgggaaaaacaaagtaaataataataatacggAAAGTAGGGAGCAAAAGGGGATGAGATTGGAGGGGGAGATGATTGTTAGAGATGGGACATGCATGATGATCGGAGATGGGAAGCAAAATCATTAAGCATGAGCATGAGAGCTAAGGCAATTATGTGCCATCAGAGTGTGTGTCACTTTTCTCTTTTAAGCCCTCGTACCCTACATTATCAACATGTTGATGCTTTTGATCACAACCTACCCATTTATTAATAAACGACTAAAACATTAGTAGTACTACTGCTCGAttatatgttttttcttttttgtgaaaGTAATCAAtcagaaaaatatttaattaattattttacttgTGGCCCCGGCCAAGATCACTTTAAACTTCTTCCATTTATActacttatttatatatgttttagataatttttttttttaaaattatgttttattccatgattaatgaccttaattaattaagacaTGATCTAATTCATTGTatcttacaattaattaatcATAATTCATTGAGGTTTTTGTACTTTTATTAGTTTTGCACTCGATGATACCTTACAAGAAAACTGTTTAGTCTGTTTTAGTTACAAATAATCATTCGTATTGCATATAATccataataaatagtttttttttttttatattgatatcttattttgtattataattttattgatattttattatcaaaaattttatatacagtcaaTTTTAcactcttttatatattttattgatataattaattaattatgtattaaaaaaattaatacaattaatcatatcaataaaacataGAGTATAAAAGAGTCacaatatataacattattcttttactatttttatatgttttttatatgtaattgcatatatttttttctttttcgttggaGTTAATTAAAGGTGTGTGGTCCTGGGATTAATTTGCAGTCGTATCAAGTAAGAGATGCGGTGAAATCCAAGCAATCCAATTGGGTCCCCAACTTTTCAGtcaagaagaaagaaattaatatttattgtgaCGTTTTATCATCTCAAGAGATGCTATTAACAGTGACGACAGGAGGGGGCCATGGCCGGCTAGCTAGCTTTCCATCTCTCTTACTATCTAAATGCTGTTTTCTTTGTTCCTATAATTTctacaaaaaaattttgatccATCGATCTCTTGATGATCATCACGTTTTCTTTCTGATTTATTTGTGTATGTGAATCATCATGGCATGATCTAATATACCCTtaacttataaatatttcaattcatATTATTCTTGCAAtaattaataagttattttatgtttaaatcgGTGTGTAAAGTATACTATTCACaagaaaatctatttataagatttattttttatgcatccAGCACATCATTGATGTGGAAGTctatattaaaagattattaatattttggttttttaaaaactttaacAGATCCCCTATAAGTCTACTATAAATGGTGTGTGTGTTAGAACGTACACCAGCTTATGtgtgataaaattataatttgatttgtaagattcagattttaaaatttatattttaaattaaattatgtcatataagtATTTTACTAAGGATGTTCTATACAACgacttaataatataatttttcttaattagtatatatatataatatgtatatatataccaacAGAAAACTAGAACAAATTATTGCAATGGTCACTCCTTAACAATTATTGATTGCAAACCCTCAAAAATTGATTACACTGCTTATGATTGAACCGAGTTCATGAATTGGAGGGGATTTCTCGATTTTGGTTTTGGGGCATCAATTgggacgagtttgaactaatGATTTAAAACAGGTGAAAATTAAGATCGATATATAATGCTAATGAAGAGGCTGAGAACATCAAGATATATAATCTTGATCCATGGTCAAATATTTCTCTAAGAGAActgttatagaaaaaaaaaattacaaaataaaccaaaaaattgatgtgattttatagaatccgttatatttattttataataaaagtaactttataatttaacgtacaGTTTGaaagtttacttttgtataatctctttgtaactaaaatattttcctttctgTAAATATGGCCAAGTTCTTCTCCTATATCTCCTCTTTTAATCCACCTTATTTATGGGGAAAACTTTTGAAAAGGCACTGAGTTTTGGGCAAGATGTATGTGTATTATATATACCCTAGCTACCATTTATATAGCGTCATTAATTTGAAATTAACTACACCCTGGCTATAAGCAAACTTATATATTAGAACGTCCCAAATCTGATCAAGTACTCTTTCGATCGATTCCTCAGATCAGTTACGTTCAACGCGGGAATCCTAAGCCACAGCAGCTTCGTCATGATCCAAAACATGAGCATCATGGCCTGCATGCAGTACTGGGACCCCTTGCGTGAATAACTGATGGAATGTTTAAGATTACAGCAGCAATGGCATGCATAGACTCATGATCTGTTCTGCTGCAAAATGGTGAATATTTACCAACCGGCAATGCCTTGACTTCTTATATGATGTGGTCTAGGATAAGTGTTGGCAGCCGCGTGTCATTacctgatgatcatgatcatccaaTACGTGAATTGGTCAAATCGAACAAGACATTTCctcaataattaaaaaacaaaaccattaTAAATatctaaactaattattaactgtgaaaaataaatatatctgAATTCTAAAGATATTGTTTCTTAGCTGTAATTGATCATcgatcttttaattttcatcaaaagtagttctttttgtttttttggatgattttattGATCGGCCATTATTCCTCTCTACCCGTAATTAATGAAAAGATAAAAGGAACTCGATCTTCCTGGCCAATTGTTTTTCTGTCTTTTGATCTTCATCATCTCCTATCACATCTCTCGGTAGTTTCTGACAAGCATTCAGCTATGGCTAGCTAGTCATGACGACATTCCTAATGTATCACTCCCATTTGTTTTTTCTCACCaagtttctatatatatttctgtcctaatttagaaaatgagaatgaaaactAAACACGAGCCACATAGGATATGTTTGGaattaaattattctaaacactacttcactattatttataaatagtttattactattcacaaataattcactactatctattattatttataaataattttattattatttattgagaaAGTATAAAACTATAAGAAGGAGAGCCCACAATCGACACCTGCAGGCTCCAGCCACTAGACATTGTCTTCTTGCGACTAATTTAAGGGACGGCAAAAGCACCCacccaaaaaagaaataaataaataaaaatagggtTTTTGAGAAAAGTTACACAGGTTCTCtttttcataacaaaaagaatatgcagaaatttatctttttcatcCAGACAAAAGTAGTCCTGAGAGATTCTTTTGAAAATATCGGGGCGAAATGAGAATATGGGGGATGAAAGCCATGAAATAACACGCACGTTAACATCAAATGGTTTTCCTGTAGTAAACCACGTGCAGAGATGCATCAAAGTTCGTATACatcagaaaagaaatgaaagcgATCGATTGCTTAAACGAGCTGATTATATGGTTTAGTTAATGGATGAATcgtagaggaagagagagagagagagagagagagagagagagagagagagagagagagagagagagagatgtatatatatttgcattGGATCCTTCGCCGAAGTGGGTTTAAAGCTTCCCACCTGCTCTATagctatctctctctctctcaaaaacgTCTTCAGGACTAAAATCCAAAGCAGGTTGAAGAAATCACTTAAAAACGAAAAAGATGGTGATctaattttatgattatattctTAGGCATCTCATTAATTTGTATGTCAACcatctttcttgttttcttACCTTGGCTTTTCAGTTCTCTCTAGCTttggatttcttcttcttcttgttgtcCGTTTGTTTTCCTCCTTTTTTGTCCCAATTCTGGTCGTCTTCTTTATACCTTTCCCACATGTACTCTGAGATCAACTCATTTTCTTTCATCGGTGTGTCTGATTCTCAGATGCTTTTATCTGATAAAGATCTGAATGCTATGAAATTGAATTTCCTAGCAAAACCCACATTGGAATTCCAAGATCAGTGCCCAACTGCACCTTCAGAAGATCATGGGCTTCTTAAAAAATctgaagtgaaagaaaaagaagatcaagaacaagatcatgaagaaaaagaagataaatgCAAAATTTCAGTACTATCATCTTTGCGGCTCAAAATTCCACCTCCAGGAGAATTCAGCGACGtcgaagatgatgatgatgggttCAAGACTCCAACTTCTTTGGATAATAAAATCCCAGTGGTTCTTCAATGCCCTCATGCACCAAGAAAACTCAAACCGAGAGCAGTACAGACAAAACGAAGAGGATTCGCTCGACGAAGAATTCTGCTTGATCTGTCAAATGAGATTGAATCTTTGTTCCCTCCAGCTCTTCGAGTAGATCTTAGCGgtaagattaagaaaattacaGAAAGGAGATGAAGCCAGATGATAGTTTTACGTATGCTAGGTGAAAGCTTATTTCTTCATCTTAAAATGGAAGTTTCGGCATAAAATTCCATTTTTATCCATGACAATGGTGTTTGTGATCATTATCAATGtcatttcttcttcaatttcatatttaattttatcgaTCTGTTTCTTTACTGGTActttttttggtaaaaattcatctttatcaaggaATTACGTAGGGACCTCATACTAGACCCAGATCTGAATCTCCATAAATGAATAAGCAAAAGGCCATAAGATAGGGTGCCGATCGATATATTTAACTGCACTGTGATTCCTATGAATCCtttgttttcatatatatacactatgaaaaataaaagagaatctTTCAAGTTCTCAAGCTTGGGACTGTATGTCTTCTCATTCTTGGAAGTGGAAGTGGAGACCTAGGTCTGATCTCTCTTTTCTGGGATTGCATTGACCTTCTTGATCCTTTGAAAAGATGAAATGGGGTGCATTGACTTTCcccacaaagagagagagagagagagagagagagagagagagagagagagagagagagagagagagagacaggggGAGGGGGGAACAAGACATTCACCATTGTAATTTCCAGCAGATCAGTTTGAGCAAACCCATGTGGGATATTCCCTCAGGTGACAGGAATTATCTAAATATACTGGGAAAAAGGTATGTTTAACTTCAATGTCGTTCATGCCGACCCCACCAGCTTCTCTTTATAGTATCGAGGCGCGCACCTCCTTAATTTCTTGCTTCCAGTACTCCTCTATTATTTGAAGTTCTGTGGCCTTTTTTAGGTTGAGATGACAGATCATAAATCATTGGAACTAGGAAGAAGAAAATGTCTTTAACTTtatattaatttcaatattcata is a window from the Carya illinoinensis cultivar Pawnee chromosome 14, C.illinoinensisPawnee_v1, whole genome shotgun sequence genome containing:
- the LOC122294745 gene encoding cyclin-dependent protein kinase inhibitor SMR12-like; its protein translation is MYSEINSFSFIGVSDSQMLLSDKDLNAMKLNFLAKPTLEFQDQCPTAPSEDHGLLKKSEVKEKEDQEQDHEEKEDKCKISVLSSLRLKIPPPGEFSDVEDDDDGFKTPTSLDNKIPVVLQCPHAPRKLKPRAVQTKRRGFARRRILLDLSNEIESLFPPALRVDLSGKIKKITERR